AAGCCCAAGGTGCGCTGGGCAGCCGAGTGTCCGGCTCGTGCCGCGGCTGTCTCGTAGGTCAACACCATCGGCAGAGCGGAATCGTGGACGAAGTCGAGCAGCACTCCGGCCAGAAGAGCCTGTACGTCAACGTCTCCGTGTTGTCTTCCGGCTTGCCGAGTGCCCGGCGCACGGCTTCGGAGGGCCCTTCGGCCCTGGATGTGTGCGCAGGTCACAGGCGCTTTATTGATCAGTTGCACGTGCCGTCGTACGCCGGCGTCGTCACGTAGCCGGCCACTCAGGCGCGGTGCATTGATCGCTTATCGACGGTCAGTTCGTCCTGGTGTCGTTTCGTCCGCCCGCTCGCCCTCCGCCTGGGACGGCTCGGTCCTGGGGACGTCGGGGTGCAGCTCCATGGCCGACCTCTCGGCAGGTTCGTCACGCTCGCCCTCGGCCTGGGAGGGCGTGTGAGAGTACAGCGACTGGTCGTAAACCGAGGCTCCGGTCTTCATGGCGGGCCTCCCTTGCTCGCTCGACTCCTATGCTCCTCCTTCGACCGCAGCCAGGGCGAACGCGCGGCGCAAAGGATGCGGCGAAGACGAAGCCGTCGACGGCGAAGACGGTGAGGGCGGTGAGGGTGGGGTAAGGGGGTTGAAGAGCCCGAGGCGGGCCGACTCGCTGCGCGCGGATCTTCGTATCGGGCACGATTGAGTTCGCTTACGGCGCCCCGATTGCAAGGGTTCGGGACCCCTGTGTCCATGTTTGTGATGCAGGTCACATGAGGTCTACTGTGAACCCATCTGGAGCACTCCCCAGGGGGCGAGCCGAGTGACGGTGCGCGACGGGGCCGCCTCCAGGTGAGGGAAGTGATCCCCTTGGCCGTCGCCTGGGACGACATCGCCGGCCTCGTCAATGCGCATGAGCGTTTTCTGACCGGTGCGCGGGTCGACGCGGACGTCCGCGGCTCGGTGCTCGACTCCTGGAAGCGGTGCAGGTTCGCAGGGCTCGAACCGGACCGGCTGCTGGTGCCGTATGCCCCGGATCTGGAGCTGGACGACCAGTTCCTGCTTGCCGCCGACCCGGTGCTGAAGGAGCTGACCGCGTCGCTCGCCGAGGTGAGCATGACGGTCGCGCTCTGCGACGAGCGGGCCCGCATGGTCAAGCGGTACGACGGCGACCGGCAGCTGAGTGAACGTCTCGACGAGGTGCGGTTCGCCCCTGGATGCGACATCTCCGAACAGGTCGCGGGCACCAACGGCGTCGGCACCGCGCTGGCCGGCCGCAGCCCCATCTATCTCGTCGGCCGTGAGCACTTCGCCGACTGTCTGCAGCCGTTCGCCTGCGCGGGCGCGCCCGTCCGCAATCCGCTCAGCGGGCGCGTCGAAGCAGTCCTCGACCTCACCTGTCTGCGCGACGACGGCGATCCCGCCATGCTCCGGCTGGTCCGTGACGCCGTCCGCGCCATCGAGGCGCGGCTGCTGGAGCAGGCCACGGAACGCGAACGGGCGCTGCTCGCCGCATACCGGCGGGCCGACCGGGAGAGCGACATCGCAGGCGGCCGAGAGCCCTGGCGGGAGCATGTGTCGACATTGCACGAGGCCGCCCACGGCAGTGGCACCCTCGACCGGATCGACCTCGCGGTACTGAGGGAGCGTGCCGAGGAGCTCATCGCGGCGCCGCACCGCACCCTCGACGAAGTGGCCCTCACCGGCGGCCGGACCGCCACCCTGCTTCGCCGCCAGGTCGTGGCGGCGGCCGGCGAGACGGGCGTGGTCGTCGAGGCCCGCGTCCTCGGCGGCCCGCGCCTGCGCCACGCCGAACTCGCCCCGACGGCCGCACCCGCCGAGCCCGTACCGGCGACCGCGTCGACGCCCTCAGGGCCACCGACCGCCACCGCTCTGGCCGCGCCGCCACCGCCGCCCGCCCCGGTGCCGGAGCATGCCGCAACGCCCCCTGCCGAACTGCGGACGGTCCTGCCCTCGCGCATCGAGCCCGGGCCGGAGTCCTGGAGCCGGGCCGGAACCGACGCCGCCGACGGCGGAACCGGCGCCGACCGCTGGCTGCTGCTCGTCGGCGAGCCCGGCGTCGGCAGGCTGGCGGTACTGGCCCGCAGGCGCCTGGAGTTGCTGCACGACGCCGGCGTCCGCATCGGCACCACCCTCCAGGTCACCCGCACCGCGGAGGAGCTGACAGAGGTGAGCGTCCCGCGGTTCGCCGACTTCACCGCCGTCGACCTGCCCGACTCCGTACTACGGGGCGAGGAGCCGGAGCCGCTCGGCGCGGAGACCCCGCTGCGCCGGGTCGCGCTGGGTGCCGCGCACGAGGAGTCCCATCTGTACGGCGTCGGCGACCAGGTGAGA
Above is a genomic segment from Streptomyces sp. R21 containing:
- a CDS encoding SpoIIE family protein phosphatase, translated to MIPLAVAWDDIAGLVNAHERFLTGARVDADVRGSVLDSWKRCRFAGLEPDRLLVPYAPDLELDDQFLLAADPVLKELTASLAEVSMTVALCDERARMVKRYDGDRQLSERLDEVRFAPGCDISEQVAGTNGVGTALAGRSPIYLVGREHFADCLQPFACAGAPVRNPLSGRVEAVLDLTCLRDDGDPAMLRLVRDAVRAIEARLLEQATERERALLAAYRRADRESDIAGGREPWREHVSTLHEAAHGSGTLDRIDLAVLRERAEELIAAPHRTLDEVALTGGRTATLLRRQVVAAAGETGVVVEARVLGGPRLRHAELAPTAAPAEPVPATASTPSGPPTATALAAPPPPPAPVPEHAATPPAELRTVLPSRIEPGPESWSRAGTDAADGGTGADRWLLLVGEPGVGRLAVLARRRLELLHDAGVRIGTTLQVTRTAEELTEVSVPRFADFTAVDLPDSVLRGEEPEPLGAETPLRRVALGAAHEESHLYGVGDQVRCAAPTPQARSLESGEALLEPVLAEAGGWIAQDPARLERVLAAGIHSLITVPLRARGVTLGVVSFYRSNKPAPFEDDDLPLAQELVGRAAICIDNARRYTREHNTALALQRSLLPRGRPEQSAVEVAYRYLPAQAGVGGDWFDVIPLSGARVALVVGDVVGHGLHAAATMGRLRTAVHNFCSLDLAPDELLTHLDDLVGRLDRGEGWAVDNAQPDTGIIGATCLYAVYDPVSRRCTLARAGHPAPAIVGADGTVEFVELPAGPPLGLGGMPFETVELELAEGSQLVLYTDGLIEDRHRDIDAGLGELRRVLARTDRSPEETCEAVLDALLPPRPSDDVALLVARTRALGPERVAQWDLASDPAVVSRIRAAVTSQLSAWGLDELAFTTELVASELVTNAIRHATGPVQLRLLRDRALICEVSDGSGTSPRLRRAKNEDEGGRGLFLVAQLTERWGTRYTAHGKIIWTEQPLR